Genomic segment of Apium graveolens cultivar Ventura chromosome 7, ASM990537v1, whole genome shotgun sequence:
GCTTTGCTAAAAGAACTATAATTTTTAACCAGGAAAAGATATCTTACAGAGTTTATAACGTTAAAGAAAACTTCTTATGCCAGGAAGGATGTGTCACCTAGAAAGGACAACATGACACCACTAAGAcaaccaccacctccaccatatCACAAGGTGATTAACTTCATTTCGGGTGGATCAGAGATATGTGGATCAACATATTCGCAATCCAAAAGAGCGTCTATAGAAACAGACATACGAGTTACACATGTGGGAGCTGGCAACGACAGTCTGCCATCTCAATGTTTGACGAGTCAGACAAAAGAAACATACGTGAACCACAACAAGACAGACTGGTTATCTCACTACCTGTGGGAAATTATTTGATCAAAGGAATATTGGTGGACAATAGGAGCTCTATCAACATCATGATGCTTGGCACTTTGACACATATGGGCTTGGCGGAAAGTGACATGATCAAGAAGTCGACGAAACTGGTGGGGTTTAGTGGTGAAACAAAACGCATATTGGGAGAAATCACATTGCCAATGTATGTGCAAGGTGTTAACCTCTTGGAAAAATTCTGCATAATAGATGTAGACTCGAGTTACAATATAATCATGGGAAGATCCTAGATCCATAACTTGAAGGCAGTTCCATCAACATATCACCAAGTGCTGAAATTCCCAACACCATGGGGAGCTCAAGAAATAAGAGGAGATCAAAACATGGCTCGGGAGTGCTACATGACATGTCTGAATCCAACCTCCCAACACCATGGAAATGAGACGCCTGTAGCTACAATTACAGGACCAGAATGCCTAGCTGAAGTAGACTTGAAGATGGGAGATAATAAAGTGTTAATAGAAGAAGATCTTTCCCCAACAATTGAAGCTAACTTGGTGAATTTCCTAACTACGAGATTGGATGCTTTTGCATGGGAACATGACGACATAACAGGAATAGATCCAAATGTCATCACACACAAGCTAAACGTTGATCCCAATTACACACCTGTTCAACAAAAATGAAGGGAGTTTGCAGCAGAAAGAAACAAGATAATAAACGACGAGGTGGAAAGGCTCATAAAAGCTGGAATGATTAGAGAAGTTGACTATACCGAATGGTTAGCAAATGTCATCATAGTCCAAAAGAAGAATGGGAAATAGAGAGTTTGTGTTGATTACACGGACTTAAACAAGGCTTGTCCTAAAGATCCCTATCCACTACCTCATACACAATGGTAGACTCGACTAGGGGTGAGCAAAAATCCGACaaaaccgaaaccgaaaccgaaaaCCACTAAAAACCGATAAAAACCGAACCGTATAAATCCGAACCGAAACCGGACCCGAAAAATTAAAAACCGAAACCGGAACCGATTGCGCGGTTTTGGTTATACCTTAAAACTGAACCGAAAAGAACCAAAATCGATCCGgctattaaaataaattaataaattaataaataaattatataatttttaaatttaataaatacaTAATTTTTATTATGAATACAAGTAATAAAAACTGAAGGTTTATTAGTATTTGAGTACTTGGGTTTCAGAGTATAATGCTAACTGGTCATAAGACTTCCATTTTTTTTTAAACACATAGATTACACGATGATTCAATCAAGTAGAAAAATGATCTCTACTCTTTGTAGAGACATGAGTTTACTAAATTATATTGATTAGTAATTCTAGATCAAGGGGCTATTTATAACCAAATCATTCTAAGTTAGCCAACCAGTGATATTTGATTGTAATATATAGGGTGAGGATAAATTGTTATTTTTGTGTCAAGACATGTGCCTTGCTTTGGCATACACTACTTAGCAGTTCCTCTCTCTGTTTTTAATACAAATcatatttattttgttaaatttaTGTGATGCGGTTTTAAATCCGAAACTGATCCTCTTGAACCGAACCGAGATTTTCTAAACCGAAACCGAACCGATGGTTTCGGTTGCGGTTTcgattttaaattttaaaaaccgagGACATGCGGTTTCGATTTTATTCAAAAACCGCCCCGATCCGACCCGCGCTCTCCCCTAGACTCGACGGCTGGTCATGAGTTGCTAAAGTTCTTGGATGCGTCCAGTGTTTTCAATCAAATTAAAATGAAATCATCTGACTGTGAGAAGATTGCATTCATAACGGACATGGGGATATATTGTTACTTAGCCATGCCTTTTGGACTAAGAAAAGCAAGGGCTACATTTCAAAGACTTGTCAACAAAATGTTCAAGGACCAAATAGGGCAGACAATGGAAGTTTACATTGACGACATGGTTGTCAAGTCTGTCAATGCAGAAAATCACGTTCTTGATCTTCAAGAAGTATTTGATATAATAAGGTCATACAACATGAAGTTGAACCAATCAAAATGCAACTTTGCTGTGTCATCAGGAAAATTCCTTGGACATATGGTGACAAGGAGAGGAATTGAAGCAAGTCCAGAACAAATTAAGGCAATTTTCGAATTAAAAAGTCCATCAAACGTCAAAGACGTCCAAAAACTAACAGGACGGGTTGCAGCCCTAACAGGTTCATTTCGCATTCGTCGGACAGGTGCAAACTTTTTGATGACATGGTGATAAAGAACAAAGGATTCTTGTGGTCAGAAAAACACGAAGCTTCTTTGAATGACTTGAAAAGTTATCTAACTACACCACTACTCTTGTCCAAGCCCATTCAAGGAGAGGACTAGTGGTGTCCTTGTAAAAGAAAGTGAAGGTGTCCATTCGTCTGTGTATTACATCAGCAAGATCTTGGTAGATGCGGATAAAAGGTACACATATCTTGAAAAGTTAGTACTTGCATTAGTTATGACTTTCACTAAATTAAGACATTATTTTGAGTCACCCAAAATACATGTTATGACGAACTTCCCTTTGAGGAATGTTTTGAGTAAACCTGATCTGACGGGAAGAATGGCAAAGTGGGCAATACGCCTAAGTACTTACGACATCATGTATGACACGAGGACTACAATAAAGTCATAAAATTTAGCTGACTTTGTGGATGATTTTAGTCAAAGCCAAATGACAGACGCTGAGCAAGAATTTCAGCAAGTTCTTTCAAGAGTAGACGTGAAGCCTTGGATGTTGTACACAGATGGAGCATCAAATGTCAATGGAACGGGATTGGGGCTTGTCCTCAAATCGCCACAGGGGGATATGATAGCTCAGTCAATATGCTGTGACTTTAAATCCACAAACAATGAAGCTGAATATGAAGCACTAATCATGGGAATCACAATTGCTAAAGACATGAAGATCAAAACTATTGACGTTAACTGTGATTCGCTACATATCGTTAATCACGTCAAGGGGTCTTATGAATCCAAAGATCCCAAGATGGTCGCATACCTGGACATTACCAATAGGTTAACCAATCACTTCGAGAACTTCAGCATACAACAGGTTCCAAGGGAAAATAACGTATAAGCTGATGCATTAGCCGAATTGGGAGCTGTGTCCAAGGGTTTAGATTTAAACAACATCCCAGTGGTCCATATCATGAAGCCTGCTATGGGAAGACTGTTTCCGGAATCAGAAATAATGACTCTCGATCAACGTGATGATAATACCAGCGAAGACGCAGACAGTTGGATGAAAACATACAAGGATTATTACAGTTTGGAACA
This window contains:
- the LOC141673760 gene encoding uncharacterized protein LOC141673760, with translation MWINIFAIQKSVYRNRHTSYTCGSWQRQSAISMFDESDKRNIREPQQDRLVISLPVGNYLIKGILVDNRSSINIMMLGTLTHMGLAESDMIKKSTKLVGFSGETKRILGEITLPMYVQGVNLLEKFCIIDVDSSYNIIMGRS